The following are from one region of the Arcobacter defluvii genome:
- a CDS encoding polysaccharide deacetylase family protein: protein MKKSSIFLTLCLLALSANSASINSSNDYEKLKQSIEKKYQNKNPKQWGENVTGVKTKLKTKDKVIALTMDACGTESGMGYDNHLIAYLEKEKIPATLFINGRWIDRNMENFKHLASNPLFEIGNHGYLHKPASVNGKSIYGISGTANISELVDEIELNARKIEELTNKRPKYFRSGTAYYDEIAVKIANNLKQEVIGFSVLGDAGATYSAKQIEEAFANVKGGEIGIIHFNHPESHTREGIIRVIEKLKEKGFKFVKLSDYSLK, encoded by the coding sequence ATGAAAAAATCTTCTATTTTTTTAACTCTATGTCTTTTAGCTTTAAGTGCTAATTCGGCTTCTATTAATTCTTCAAATGATTATGAAAAATTAAAACAGTCCATAGAAAAAAAATATCAGAATAAAAACCCTAAACAATGGGGAGAAAATGTAACAGGAGTTAAAACAAAGTTAAAAACAAAAGATAAAGTAATTGCACTTACAATGGATGCTTGCGGAACAGAAAGTGGAATGGGTTATGATAATCATCTAATAGCTTATTTAGAAAAGGAAAAAATCCCTGCTACTTTATTTATAAATGGAAGATGGATAGATAGAAATATGGAAAATTTTAAGCATTTAGCTTCAAATCCACTATTTGAAATAGGAAATCATGGATATTTACATAAACCAGCTTCTGTAAATGGAAAATCTATTTATGGCATCAGTGGAACAGCTAATATTTCAGAACTTGTTGATGAGATTGAATTAAATGCAAGAAAGATTGAAGAACTAACAAATAAAAGACCAAAATATTTCCGTTCAGGAACTGCATATTATGATGAAATTGCTGTAAAAATTGCAAATAATTTAAAACAAGAAGTTATAGGATTTTCAGTTTTAGGTGATGCAGGAGCAACTTATAGTGCAAAGCAAATTGAAGAAGCTTTTGCAAATGTAAAAGGTGGAGAAATTGGAATAATTCATTTTAATCATCCTGAATCTCATACAAGAGAAGGAATTATTAGAGTTATTGAAAAATTAAAAGAAAAAGGTTTCAAATTTGTAAAATTATCTGATTATTCTTTAAAATAA
- a CDS encoding HesA/MoeB/ThiF family protein, which translates to MQNEFNEYFNRQIKLWGEEVQNSLQNKKIAIIGSGGLGCTLGIALGASGIGEFTFVDFDTVGVHNIHRQIGFKVGDDGKYKADVLKELIESRCPYVKVNAYKETFDEFTKRDLTFDLIIDATDNLPTRAAINKYCIEHNQPWIYGSVEEFHGQVCFFEKASYEAVFQINDRKPNGIACPIVMHIGSLQANLALRYLAGLEVKKDVLYYLSFDNEGILDTKKFNLPSA; encoded by the coding sequence ATGCAAAATGAATTTAATGAATATTTTAATAGACAAATAAAACTTTGGGGAGAAGAAGTTCAAAATTCTTTACAAAATAAAAAAATAGCAATTATTGGAAGTGGAGGATTAGGATGTACTTTAGGGATTGCGCTTGGAGCATCTGGAATTGGAGAGTTTACATTTGTAGATTTTGATACTGTTGGAGTTCATAATATTCATCGACAAATAGGTTTTAAAGTTGGTGATGATGGAAAATATAAAGCAGATGTTTTAAAAGAACTTATAGAATCAAGATGTCCTTATGTTAAAGTAAATGCTTATAAGGAAACTTTTGATGAATTTACAAAAAGAGATTTAACTTTTGATTTGATTATTGATGCAACAGATAATCTTCCAACAAGAGCTGCAATAAATAAATATTGTATAGAACATAATCAACCTTGGATTTATGGGAGTGTTGAAGAATTTCATGGTCAAGTTTGTTTTTTTGAAAAAGCTTCGTATGAAGCAGTTTTTCAAATAAATGATAGAAAACCAAATGGAATAGCTTGTCCAATTGTTATGCATATTGGTTCCCTTCAAGCAAATTTGGCTTTAAGATATTTAGCTGGTTTAGAAGTAAAAAAAGATGTTTTATATTATCTATCATTTGATAATGAAGGTATTTTAGATACAAAAAAATTTAATCTTCCTTCTGCTTAA